The genomic window AAATACTTATCCGGTAGAGTTATGGCTCAGATCCTTGATCCCCTTCCTGAAGATAAGAACAAAAACTTACTTTGTTGTTATGTCAATGCCACGAGTCAAATTCAAGTTGCTCGTATTACAAATATTGAAGACTGGTACTTTGAAAGAGTTGTTTTTCCCGGTCAACGCCTTGTTTTTGAAGCCTTGTCCCATGGCATCCTTGAGATTCACACTGGGATGATGGCTAGCGCGATTTTGTCTGATACGATTCCTTGCACCCGTTTGACCTTTAATGAATCTCCGGAGGTATCTGAGCAAGAAGGAGAAGAAAGTGTAACTGTTGCTATTACCCAAAATGAATCTACCGACAGCGCTGTGGCGATCGCCCAATAAATAAAATACCAGCATCAACTCCAACGCTAAGAAAACACCACAATAGTCCCAGAGCCACTCTGATTCAACAAGAGAGCCCTGAACGATGACCGTCATTAATGGCGGTTTTTGTTTAGGCTTTTCTCCTAACTTAAAGAACAATATAAAATAGAAAACCCTCAAAAAAGATTATTGCAATAGGTAACCATGACCCCTCAAATTCCTCCCGTGACAGTTATTGGCGGTGGACTAGCAGGAACAGAAGCCGCTTGGCAAATAGCACAAGCTGGCACCCCCGTATCTCTCTACGAAATGCGACCAGTAGAAAAAAGCCCTGCCCATCACACAGAGGAATTAGCAGAACTCGTCTGTAGCAACTCATTTGGTGCCCAATCCAGCGATCGCGCCTCCGGATTATTACACGAAGAATTACGCCGGCTTAACTCAATCATCATTGCCACAGCCGACGAACATCAAGTTCCCGCAGGAGGAGCCTTAGCCGTTGACCGTGCCCTATTTAGCAAAACCCTAACCCAAAAACTAGCGAACCATCCATTAGTAACATTCCATCGTCAGCCCTTAAATCATATTCCCTCAAAAGGCATTACCGTATTAGCCACAGGCCCTTTAACCAGTACTGCCCTTGCTAGCGAACTACAGCAGTTTACAGGTATGGAATACATGAGCTTTTTTGATGCAGCAAGCCCCATTATCGTAGGAGAAAGCATTGATCAAAATGTCGCATTTCTCGCATCTCGCTACGACAAAGGAGAAGCCGCATATCTCAACTGCCCAATGAATAAAGAGCAATATTTACATTTTCGAGAAGCTTTATGCGCAGCAGAACAAGCAGAACTAAAAGACTTTGAAAAAGAAAGCGCGAAGTTTTTCGAAGGTTGTTTACCGATCGAAGAACTAGGCCGAAGAGGCGAAGATACAATGCGCTACGGCCCCCTAAAACCCGTTGGACTATTTGATGCTCGTCTTGGAGATTTCCGAGATCCTGAAAACAAGTCAAAAAAACCCTATGCCGTCGTGCAGTTGCGCCAAGAAGATAAGCAAGGCCAACTGTGGAATATGGTTGGGTTTCAAACAAATCTCAAATGGGGCGAACAAAAACGAATATTTCGTCTCATTCCCGGACTAGAAAATGCCGAATTTGTGAGAATGGGAGTCATGCACCGCAATACATTTCTCAACTCACCTGAACTATTAGACGCAACCTTACAATTCTCCCAACGTCCCACGCTACTTGCCGCAGGCCAACTCATTGGTACAGAAGGTTATACCGCCGCATCAGCTGGTGGCTGGTTAGCAGGTACGAATGCTGCTCGCATTGCAAAAGGCTTAACGCCTCTAACGCTTCCGAAGACAACCATGATGGGCGCGCTATTTGACTTCATCCATTCAGCATCACCCAAACACTTCCAGCCCATGCCACCAAACTTTGGCATTATTCCAGCATTAGCTGAACGAGTGCGCAGTAAAAAAGAACGCTATGGCGTATACCGCGATCGCTCCCTGACCGATTTGGCTTTGTGGAAAACCCAGAATCAGCTCCATACAGCGACACTCAAAAAAGATGCACAGCTTGTGTAAATGATGTGACTAGAAATAGTTGGATCGAGCTGCCTACTTCATTGATATGGACGGCTTTGTTCAAAATAGAACCTCATGATGTTCCATGCCAGCCATGGTGAAAATAAATGGAATCTTAAAGTTCTCTTGGATTTATTTGCAATGACGATAGCTTCTGACAGTGAACCTGTTGATTTTCAATGGCTAATACTTTTTGCTTTTCTTCTCTGTTTTTAATGAGTCGTGGCACTAGAAGCAAAGAAGAAACCTGCTATCTTTTTGCTCATTTTTTACTATTTAAATCCGGAAAATTCACATATTCGAAAAAATAGATCATCGCTATGATTTGATATTATTTTTTTTGCTAAAAGATAGATGGTCATACCAGTATTTTCTCGATAACAAAATTACTTTTTCTTAAACTATTCTTAATCAAAGAAAAATGGCTGCTTAAGCTTAAAGACCTTGTATCGATTAAGGTTCAGGAAAATTGAAAATATTGATCACATCCTTCTTTGCATGTGGTATAACCATTTTGAAAACAAAAAGAGAATATGTTTTTGTCGATATTACAAAAGCTGAAAAAGTAATGTATTAGAACAATACTTTGTCTGTTTTTCTTTTCTTGACTATTGCTTTTTATAGGTAATGGCTTGAAGTAATAGAGATTTTTAAATTCATTTGAAATTGCACACAGAGGATATTATGAAACAGAAAGCCATTCGCTTCCGTGCTTGGTCTTTGGGTCTTTCCAGTTTGGCACTCATCACGATGCTTGGTGCTTGTGCTGGGGAGCAAACGACAGCTCCCGAAGAAGGCGCTGAAACAACTGAAGAAACAACTGAAGAGTCTGCTTCTCGTCTCGAAGGTTCTGTTGCTATTGATGGTTCTAGTACTGTTTTTCCCATCACAGAGGCAATGGCTGAGGAGTTTCAAAAGGCTAACCCAGATGTCCGTATTACTGTCGGTGTATCCGGAACTGGTGGTGGCTTTAAGAAGTTCTGTGCTGGGGAAACTGATATTACGAATGCGTCTCGCCCTATCAAAGGGTCTGAGATTGAACTTTGTGAGGAAGGTGGTGTTGAGTATATTGAAGTTCCCGTTGCTTATGATGCAATTTCTGTTGTTGCGAATCCTGAGAATGACTGGGCAATGTGCTTGACTACTGCTGAGCTTAACAAGGTTTGGGCTCCTGAGGGTGAGGGTACTATTGATAACTGGAGCCAAGTTCGTGATGGCTTCCCTGATCAGCCTTTGACTTTGTATGGTCCTGGGACTGATTCGGGTACTTTTGACTATTTCACTGATGCGATCAATGGTGATGAGGGTTTGAGTCGTGGTGATTATACTGCTAGTGAAGATGACAATGTTGTTGTCCAAGGTGTTGCTCAGGATACGGGTGCTCTAGGTTATTTTGGTCTTGCGTATTTTGAGGAGAATGCTGATCGTCTCCGTGCTGTGGAGATCGATGATGAAGATCCTGCGAATGGCGAAGGTTGTGTTGCGCCTAGTGTGGCGACTGTTGATGATACGACTTATCAGCCCCTTGCTCGTCCTGTTTTCATTTATGTAAATCCTGCGGCGCTTGAGAAGCCTGAGGTGGCGGCTTTTGTTGATTTTTACATGAGTGAGGATAATGGCAGTCTTGTTTCTGAGGTGGGCTATGTTGCGATGTCTTCGGAGATTTATGAGAAGGCAATGGGTCGTTTAGATGCTAAGACTACGGGTTCTGCTTTTGGTGGTGGCTCGACTGTTGGGGTAAAGCTGGTTGATGTTCTTTAAGAACGATTAATTGTCTGGGGGAGTGGGATTCTCAATTTGTGTTGGGGCTCACTCTCTTTCTTATTTTTTTTGAGCTACGGCTTTAAAATTGCTACATTGCGATGTCCGTAGATGAATCTCTCGAGGGCGATCGCCTGATAACAGAGAAGATAAAACTTTAGAACTCTAAACTTCTATGACCACGAGTCCTTTCCCAAAATTAGTGAATGCCGATAGTTGGCGAGCCAATCGTACAGCTAGCAAATGGTCACAGCGTATTACTGTGGGTATTTTTGGTCTCTTTGCCATCGTCTCAGTGCTGACTACCTTTGGCATTGTTTTTACCTTGGTATTTGATGCCATTGGTTTTTTCGAAGAGGTACCTCTATCGAGATTTTTAACGGAAACAAAATGGACACCGTTATTTTTTAATCAAAGTTTTGGTATTTCGGTACTTGTTACTTCGACATTAATGACGACGAGTATTGCCCTTTGTGTGGCGTTGCCGATGGGTCTCCTTGCAGCAATTTGTTTGAGTGAGTACGCGCCGAAGAAAGTGCGCAAGTGGTTAAAACCAGCCCTAGAGATTCTGTCGGGTATTCCTAGTGTTGTTTTCGGTTATTTTGCCTTGTTGTTTGTGACACCGATTCTTCAGTCTCTGATTCCAAGTATTGAACCTTTTAATGCTTTAAGTGCGGGGTTGGTTCTAGGCGTTTCTATTTTGCCGCTGGTTGCGTCTCTCAGTGAAGATGCTATTTATGCGGTGCCTGATAGTTTGAGGCAAGGCTCCTATGGTTTGGGGGCGACGAAGCGTGAAACAATTACTAATGTTGTGTTACCTGCAGCGCTTTCTGGGATTGTCTCGTCGTTTATTTTGGCAATTTCCCGGGCGATCGGTGAAACGATGATTGTGACGATCGCCGCCGGTCAGAGCACGACCCTAAACTTCAATCCTCTAGAATCTGTTTCAACAATGACTGCCTTTATTGTGCAGGTCAGTCTGGGCGATGCCGCCGCCGGTAGTTTGGCCTTTAAAACCATCTATGCTGTTGGTTTAACACTTTTCCTCATCACCTTAAGCTTAAATATTTTGAGCTACTGGTTTGTCCGCCGCTATAGACAAAAGTACGAATGAATATTTCAAAAAATTCTGCCCCAGCAACATCAAACGATCTCTTTGATGTTCAGCTTTCAAAACGCTACTTTTTCGATACCATTTTTGCGACCCTTAGCTGGATGGCGGTCGGCTTCAGTATTTTGGTCGTGATTGTACTGTTGACCGACGTAATCATTGATGGCCTACCGCGCCTTGATTGGACGTTGCTTTCGGAGTTTCCTTCCCGGCGTCCAGGTCAAGCAGGTCTCAAGTCCGCCTTGATCGGTACTATCTGGCTGATGAGTATTACCGCTATCATCACCTTTCCCCTAGGTGTCGGGGCGGGAATATTTTTAGAAGAGTTTTCTACGGATAATGTCTTCACGAAGATTATTGACATCAACATCAATAACCTTGCTGCTGTTCCTTCGATTATTTATGGTTTGTTGGGTCTGCAACTATTTGTCCGAATTTTGGAGCCGATTACTGGTGGGCGTAGCGTTTTAGCTGGCTCAATGACGTTGAGTCTCCTGATTCTGCCCATTGTGATTGTGTCAACGCGGGAATCCCTTAAGGCTGTTCCTGATAGCTTACGACAAGCGGGGCTT from [Limnothrix rosea] IAM M-220 includes these protein-coding regions:
- a CDS encoding DUF1830 domain-containing protein, translated to MAQILDPLPEDKNKNLLCCYVNATSQIQVARITNIEDWYFERVVFPGQRLVFEALSHGILEIHTGMMASAILSDTIPCTRLTFNESPEVSEQEGEESVTVAITQNESTDSAVAIAQ
- the trmFO gene encoding FADH(2)-oxidizing methylenetetrahydrofolate--tRNA-(uracil(54)-C(5))-methyltransferase TrmFO, with the translated sequence MTPQIPPVTVIGGGLAGTEAAWQIAQAGTPVSLYEMRPVEKSPAHHTEELAELVCSNSFGAQSSDRASGLLHEELRRLNSIIIATADEHQVPAGGALAVDRALFSKTLTQKLANHPLVTFHRQPLNHIPSKGITVLATGPLTSTALASELQQFTGMEYMSFFDAASPIIVGESIDQNVAFLASRYDKGEAAYLNCPMNKEQYLHFREALCAAEQAELKDFEKESAKFFEGCLPIEELGRRGEDTMRYGPLKPVGLFDARLGDFRDPENKSKKPYAVVQLRQEDKQGQLWNMVGFQTNLKWGEQKRIFRLIPGLENAEFVRMGVMHRNTFLNSPELLDATLQFSQRPTLLAAGQLIGTEGYTAASAGGWLAGTNAARIAKGLTPLTLPKTTMMGALFDFIHSASPKHFQPMPPNFGIIPALAERVRSKKERYGVYRDRSLTDLALWKTQNQLHTATLKKDAQLV
- a CDS encoding PstS family phosphate ABC transporter substrate-binding protein produces the protein MKQKAIRFRAWSLGLSSLALITMLGACAGEQTTAPEEGAETTEETTEESASRLEGSVAIDGSSTVFPITEAMAEEFQKANPDVRITVGVSGTGGGFKKFCAGETDITNASRPIKGSEIELCEEGGVEYIEVPVAYDAISVVANPENDWAMCLTTAELNKVWAPEGEGTIDNWSQVRDGFPDQPLTLYGPGTDSGTFDYFTDAINGDEGLSRGDYTASEDDNVVVQGVAQDTGALGYFGLAYFEENADRLRAVEIDDEDPANGEGCVAPSVATVDDTTYQPLARPVFIYVNPAALEKPEVAAFVDFYMSEDNGSLVSEVGYVAMSSEIYEKAMGRLDAKTTGSAFGGGSTVGVKLVDVL
- the pstC gene encoding phosphate ABC transporter permease subunit PstC encodes the protein MTTSPFPKLVNADSWRANRTASKWSQRITVGIFGLFAIVSVLTTFGIVFTLVFDAIGFFEEVPLSRFLTETKWTPLFFNQSFGISVLVTSTLMTTSIALCVALPMGLLAAICLSEYAPKKVRKWLKPALEILSGIPSVVFGYFALLFVTPILQSLIPSIEPFNALSAGLVLGVSILPLVASLSEDAIYAVPDSLRQGSYGLGATKRETITNVVLPAALSGIVSSFILAISRAIGETMIVTIAAGQSTTLNFNPLESVSTMTAFIVQVSLGDAAAGSLAFKTIYAVGLTLFLITLSLNILSYWFVRRYRQKYE
- the pstA gene encoding phosphate ABC transporter permease PstA; protein product: MNISKNSAPATSNDLFDVQLSKRYFFDTIFATLSWMAVGFSILVVIVLLTDVIIDGLPRLDWTLLSEFPSRRPGQAGLKSALIGTIWLMSITAIITFPLGVGAGIFLEEFSTDNVFTKIIDININNLAAVPSIIYGLLGLQLFVRILEPITGGRSVLAGSMTLSLLILPIVIVSTRESLKAVPDSLRQAGLALGATKWQVVREQIFPLALPGILTGTILALSRAIGETAPLITIGALTFIAFLPPLGLEGLQTPFTAMPIQIFNWVSRPQAEFHTAAAAGIIILMCMLLMMNGTAIYLRNRFQK